The genomic interval AACGGACCAATGGGAGTGCCCGCCAGGAGGATGCTGGGACATGATCTCATTTTCATCCTCGCCCTAAGCAGGTTTAGACAGCTCTGATCGTCCCGCCGCTAATCTGCCCTGCACAAACTGCATGTGCTGGAgctaaagcacacacacacacacacacacacacacacacacacacacacacacacacacacacacacacacacacacacacacacacacacacacacacacacacacacacacacacacacacacacacatttcattgtatttttttagtAACGTGCATCGTAGAGATGGAAAGATGAAAATCAAGAGCGCACGTAAACAGTTGCTCTTGTCTAGATTTCTTGGTAAATGAGCAGCAGGCCGTCACACGTCAGAAAGCTTTTAAGGTTTTGGAGCTTTTAAAGAGTACACAATCACATGCAGAGCGCATTTGACAGTACATGGacaatcacaaaacacacacacacacgcacacacacaactgtcagAGGAAAGAGGTCATGTCGGAGGTCGGCCTAATGGGACTTGTGctgaaaatcaaacatgaaagagCTCTACACCGAAGGCTCCGTACAACCTCCCTGACATGTGACCGAGGTCTTAGGAAGCCACCGAGGCCGCAGCGGGGCCACGCTCTTCCCCTGCTATTGACCCTTATacacttacaaacacaaaacacacataaaagcaCTGAGTACACACtaatgtgcgcacacacacacacaaattgacacatggactcactctttCTGTGCGCTCGCATGCATGAGTCACTGACATGACTGCGTGGCCATGTTGTGATGGAGGCGAAGGCTCTGGGGGGTTGGAGCTGGGAGCAGAAAGCTGGGGGTCGGTGGCCCGTCCTTGACCCTCCACTGGAGCCTGATGGACACACAATAAAAGGGCAAGTCACAAATTAAAGActggaataaaaaacacacacacacacacacacaggtgccaCAGACGCTGAAATGCTGAGTCTTGCATAggtttttatgaaaatgtaaaacaatacaTGGCGACTGAGTTGTTGAGTGCTAATGATGTTGTTGGTCTGTCATGTGTAAACAGCAGTAACACAAccatatttttaattataacaAAAGATGAAACAAGCTAGAGAATATTTCTAATTCATGACTACAAGTTTCTTCCTGCTTGTTTTTCCCTGATTGGTCCTGTAACCCCTCAGTTGTATTTTGGAAAGAATCCATTGAGGTGAAGGTcacaatattacaataaaatataataatcctGTTTACTGCATATATCCACAGCACATACTGTCTATATAGCCTCTCAATTGCAGTCCATCACACTCAGTTCAGTCAGGGGTCAATAGCTGTGACCAGGGAGGCCTGATCCTCCATGAGCCCATCGACCCTCAGCCACAGAGAATATGAGCGTTCCACGTCCCGGCCTCGCTGCCACGCGTGAGGCCATCGGAACAAACGCTCCAGCCAGGCCTCCCCACATGCAAGCGAGGCTACGAGATTGATCCGCTTTACCAACGCAGCGTCAATACCAATACAGGCAcaggcagagatggaggaggaggaggagagagtgggtACGAGGATGAAAGTATCTGTCACAAGCTGTTACTGACTCACAAGTAAACACACGTTACTGAACATATTAAGATCAAAGAGgtgggcttttattttctgttttatccaACTGGCCCATTACATGCTGATGAACcgaacagagaagaagaagaaaggctTGCATCAtatatttcttctttgtttggtttatagGTCAGTCGGTGGTAACCAACATCCAGGTGCATCACCACCACAATGTTTGAATATCCTGCTCGTTCCTATACGTGTTACTTCCAAGGATTCTCAAACACAGTTGTGTAGGTTTTCCTTTGATGTATAACCCACGACGTCTTTACCTCTGATGATGGAGATACTTTCTAACATAATGGTACTATACACTACTTGTCAAGTTAAGTAAAAGCATCCGTCAGTACTTGTACTCGTCTTGTGGGGTTTTACTCCCACGTGAGGAAACTATCGGGACATTTGCCCTGAATCTGCGAGGGGATGGGGGGGGAGTCTGTGTTGCCACGGCAACCATGGAACCTGACAAGAAACACGGAAAACGAGGAGGAAAAAGGTAAATTACgtttttttcctttgaataGTTTAAgctagcttcatatttactttatatacGTGACGATGtatctatattatattaatCAAGCTGATTTCGCTTTAGTTGGATATATTTGCGGCCATGAACGGGGAGAAAAAACCCACAGAGGTTGTGACACTAAAGTAGCGCTGGACTTTTAAAGCAGTGATTTTgagcattttaaaaagtaaacttACCACCGAACGTGTCTCGTGCCTCATTCTGAAGATTTCCTGGTCGTATGAAGTATTTACAGCCAGTTTCTACACGGTTCTGTCAGCAGGAAACTTGCAGACCGCTCTCCCCGGGACAGACGCTTGTTCCCCGCTGCTGCCAGAGGCCGGTCCCAGGAGCTGGATCTCAGTGACAGCACACAGGTACACACCGCCTGCTGCACGTCATCACAGCTTGATAAAGACTGTGTTAGAGTCAGGGAAACTGAGGATGCTTCCAAAACTAATACCAAGAATAACTTTGAATTATCAGCTGACTCGTGCAAAGTgcagcaaacagacaaagagcTGCTCGGCTCATTGAAGAGCAGGTGTGATGAGATCCTcaggtggcagctgattggctggagaggaatcacttcctctttcacagcATTAAAATCAAACCTGAAGATGCATTTACAACTGCCCTGGAGGTCCCATGTTAAAGAGTTGTGAAGGTGGAGTTCCAATGTTCCAAAAACTCGGATGCTGCAAACAAAacgtgttgtatttatgtgtttagagCGTTTGAACAACAGCTTGACGCCTCTTTCTCATAGTTGCACGGTAACGAAGAGCAAAGACAAAGGATCAAATGTGACAGACCCACAATTGTAGTCCCACAAACAGTAGCTCCCAGACACAGATTAACTCTGCATCAAATCAGAATAACAACTGGAAAATTCAGTGAAAACTTTGGTCCATGAGTTGCTGACGTCATCACCTAGGAACCAATTaacataattaaattaaaatcagcTTTAAACAGAACAGTAGCTTCTGTTACACACTTGCAGCCGACACTATACATTTTATTGGATGCGTCATCACATCAGTTATACCTGTGCTTTGGTTAGGATCTGTGGGAAAAGCCTGTGGGTCACTGTCGCCCTCTCACTCGTCTGTGCTCAGAGGCGGTTTGACTCAGTGTGAGCTCAGGTCATGGAGGTAAAGAGGTTGTACAAATGAATTAGAAAACGCTACTGAGAcgactctctctgtgtgttctctcctcCAGGGTCTGTCGGAGCTCCACATGGCCTGCCTCTACGGCCAGCTGGCTCCTCTTGAGCGCCTGATGCGGTCCATGTTGGACAGGCTGGACAACGGCGATCCTCTGGGGCGCCGGCCCGTCCACCTGGTCATGTCCTCCTCCAACTTTCACAACGCCGCCGCCTGTCTCAGATGCCTAATGGAGAACGAAGCCGACATCCATCTGTAGGAgccttattttgaaatgttgctcAGAGATGAAAATAGAGAGAATAAGAAGTGATTGATTCAGTATAAGATGATGAGCAGCCACAAATAAgataacaatgtttttttgcattttttgtcATTATGACCAGAACCACAGACTCAGGGCTGACGCCGCTGCACCTGGCCGCCGCAGAAGGCCTCCTGGACTGCGTAGAGATCCTCGTGCAGGCCGATGCAGATGTGATGGCCCAGGACGACATGGGACACACAGCTCTGGATTTGGCTCGCGTCTGGTCCCACAGAGACGTAGGCAGGTAACAAGCTGGAGGAACAATTCACGGCAAAATCAAAGTCAAAAGAGTTTCAGTTCGCTAAAAAACACGACTTGTGTGCGTAGGTATCTGAGAAGCTGCATGTGgaaggcagagaagaagaaagaaatgaaggagATGGCGCAAGCTCGGATTTTATACAGGGACCTTGTTGCCGAGGCCAAACTGAATGTGATCGACAAAACGGTACGTTGTAAATCAGTAAAACAGGATATCACATAAATACCTGAATTCAGGATTTCCGATTTCTAACTTCACTTCCTCTATGTGTGATTTCAGAGTCTTATAGACAAGAAGATGAAAGAGTGGGCGGCCTTGAAGGGTATTCCCCACATCAAGGCTGTCTCCCCCAAAGTCATGGCGAGCAAGTACCACACAAAGTGCCTCTTATCCAATCAGGACGGCTCTTATGTGGGGACGCATAAGCCAACGCTGAGTGAATCCAGCTCAGGGCCTGACCTCCAGGACATTGTCACGCTGTGGAGGGACAGCGGTAGCAGAGGGCGGCCTCAGTACAACACCAAGTGGGACAGCACGCCTCGCGACGCCCCTGACCTGCCTTTGGACGTCCTCAAGAGTGTGTTGTTCCCCAGAGTGTTGCCATCCAGGCTCAACTCCCCTCAGGACTTTAATCCGCGGGACATCAAGGAGGTCCCGCACAGACGATGCCCCCGGGGATGGAGCCCCTCACCTTTTTATTAATTTAGCTTCAGGTAGAAAGTGCCTTCATagattttcacagatttcagGAACACGTGTATCACATAGAGGTCTGACGGAGTCCTAACAGGCAGAAAGAGACGTGAAGAGTGGAATTATCCTCGTAAAATATCCAGCCATCTCAAGACCTCAGCTCTgagtgataaaacaaaaaatgccaCACTCTCCAGAAAGCAGGGTGAGCAGAGGACGAGAAAAACCCTCAGTGAACTGGGTCACCTGTCACAGACGTACCCCTGCACTTTCACTGATCCCCCCAGGGAAGTGAGCAGGGATCCAGGTGAGGGCTTGTcaacagggtgtgtgtgtctgcgagctGTGGCCTGTCAACTGAagctaggtgtgtgtgtgtcgtggtTTTGTCTTGTCCCTTTACTTCATGAAGCACTTCACACCTCAGTGGGGGGGTCAAAGTGCACAGCCTGGTGCACCCACTGTGACCGGGCCACATGGGTCTTGGGTAATTTAACGTCATTCAAATaaacagtctgacacacacacacacatattcttgTACTTCTATTTCAGTGAGGACACTCGTTGGCATAatgcgccccccccccccgcgccATACCCCACGCGTGTTCAAGTTCTCcgctctacatgaaaaccaacaCGTATGACAGAGACACGCACTCGACTGAGTTGCCTCCATTTCCTTTGACGCAACCTGTGAAAAGAACCATTTAATCTTCCAAATTATTTCaacaaaatcttttattttattttacagttgtgTTTTAACAGGCGACAATTATTCACACTCGAGAAATTGTTAGAAGGAACTTCAGCCTCTTCAATCGAACTTTCCCCAAACCGTTTTGAGCAGCTTTCTTACTGCACAGGTTCGATCTTCAGAAGTTTTCCCCATTCGTCTTTGACAGTGAGTGTTTATAAAAATCCATTTGTTACTGTGGTTCCTTAAAAAATAGTCCAAAAAAAAGGTGGGAATCTGAGGAGTAACGGGAAAAAAACTCTCACACAGTGCGTCGTGTCCGTGGTGAGACGTCGATGACTTCCTCTCTTGTCTTCACCTaattgaaagtgaaaatgaatcCTATCCAACCACCTTCATTTAGTGTTGTGACAGGACAGGGCATTGATTTCATGTCATactttgcaataaaaaaaaatgtacctcCACAGATCAGAAGCTGATTCCTTACAAGTTAACTACAGACTGATCTTTGTCATTTTAAGCCAAAGTGCTTCAGCAGCTGATTGGCAGCTTTTATCCTTTTTCTCGGATTTCACACCAAAACATGGACGTCAGTATTAAGACAGGAAGCACCTTTAAACTTTCCCAACCTCCAACCCACCTTCTCAACAGTTGTATTCCATCTCCTGAACTATTGTCACCCCTACTTTGTGTATCGACTCCGATGAGCAGCAGGATGTCGTGTCAAGAAGAAAACTGATCATTATTTATAGATTTGATGTCAGAAATTACAGgtttttttgttggttgttAATCTTAAACCTGCACATGTATATCTTTTGTaccaaagatttaaaaatggagTCACAATAATAAAAGCGATGCGCTAAAGACAAGTTCCCGTCGGCAAAGGTCTCTGGTAGATGTCGTCAgtccagacagagacagacaaacgcTGCCTGTGTAAACTCCTTGGCTCGTCCAGCAGAAGACTCTCCTGTGTCCATTGGTCCGTCCTCTTCGtgtcctctctcccccccccccccattttgTCCTCTGCTTAGTTTTAGTCCagtccagaaaatgtcacagtCATTCCAGCCTCCCCCTTAATCTccgacacacactctcactcacccCTGACCCCCCGAACCGAAACAGAGTCTGAGCTCCTCAGTACATTTTCTGTCGGCTGGGCAGCACTGCCTCCTTGAGGAAAGAGAACACGATGAGGATCCCTGACCTCTTCCCCCTCTTGCCCTTGGTGAAGTAATTAGACACCACGTCATCTGAAAAGGAAGAAATGGAAACCGTTACTAATTATAACATGTGTGAGCACCGACGTTTGAAATCTGTTTCCAAGTCTGGAAGTTAGGAAATGTAACATGTACGTAGTTGCTGGTTGTAATGTGAAATATATTAAATCTGTTTGATTTCACATTGAATCAGAATCGGCTTTATTGGCCACGTTTGTGTACATTTACAGGGAAGCTGACTCCAGTTTTACGTTGCTCTCAGTGTGCgtacaaagaaataaacacacaggaaggGACGAGGATCatagaaatcaaaacaaataagtTAAAGAatgatacaaacaaaaaaaatcactttaagTATTAGAGCAGATGATCCAGAAAGTACAGTTGAAttacatgtaaaaaataaatctgagtgTTCAGGGGACACA from Hippoglossus stenolepis isolate QCI-W04-F060 chromosome 23, HSTE1.2, whole genome shotgun sequence carries:
- the ankrd53 gene encoding ankyrin repeat domain-containing protein 53 isoform X2; protein product: MEPDKKHGKRGGKRKLADRSPRDRRLFPAAARGRSQELDLSDSTQGLSELHMACLYGQLAPLERLMRSMLDRLDNGDPLGRRPVHLVMSSSNFHNAAACLRCLMENEADIHLTTDSGLTPLHLAAAEGLLDCVEILVQADADVMAQDDMGHTALDLARVWSHRDVGRYLRSCMWKAEKKKEMKEMAQARILYRDLVAEAKLNVIDKTSLIDKKMKEWAALKGIPHIKAVSPKVMASKYHTKCLLSNQDGSYVGTHKPTLSESSSGPDLQDIVTLWRDSGSRGRPQYNTKWDSTPRDAPDLPLDVLKSVLFPRVLPSRLNSPQDFNPRDIKEVPHRRCPRGWSPSPFY
- the ankrd53 gene encoding ankyrin repeat domain-containing protein 53 isoform X1; protein product: MEPDKKHGKRGGKSRKLADRSPRDRRLFPAAARGRSQELDLSDSTQGLSELHMACLYGQLAPLERLMRSMLDRLDNGDPLGRRPVHLVMSSSNFHNAAACLRCLMENEADIHLTTDSGLTPLHLAAAEGLLDCVEILVQADADVMAQDDMGHTALDLARVWSHRDVGRYLRSCMWKAEKKKEMKEMAQARILYRDLVAEAKLNVIDKTSLIDKKMKEWAALKGIPHIKAVSPKVMASKYHTKCLLSNQDGSYVGTHKPTLSESSSGPDLQDIVTLWRDSGSRGRPQYNTKWDSTPRDAPDLPLDVLKSVLFPRVLPSRLNSPQDFNPRDIKEVPHRRCPRGWSPSPFY